One window of Entelurus aequoreus isolate RoL-2023_Sb linkage group LG06, RoL_Eaeq_v1.1, whole genome shotgun sequence genomic DNA carries:
- the arl6ip1 gene encoding ADP-ribosylation factor-like protein 6-interacting protein 1: MVEGDNKSANMLAQETAQLEEQLQAWGEVILVGDRVLRWEKPWFPAALMGATSVLFLLIYYLDPSVLTGLSSIVMLLCLADYLVPTLAPRVFGSNKWTTEQQQRFHEICGNLVKTQRRVLGWWRRLCALKEDKPKMYFVSVISSLLAVAWIGQQVHNLFLTYVIVSFLLLLPGLNQHGVLSKYACMAKREINKLLKHKEKKNE; encoded by the exons ATGGTCGAAGGAGACAATAAAAGCGCCAACATGCTG GCTCAGGAGACGGCCCAGCTAGAGGAGCAACTCCAGGCCTGGGGGGAAGTGATCCTGGTGGGGGACCGTGTCCTACGCTGGGAGAAGCCGTGGTTCCCCGCAGCCCTGATGGGCGCCACCAGCGTGCTCTTCCT GCTCATTTACTACTTGGACCCTTCGGTGCTGACGGGCCTGTCCAGCATCGTCATGCTGCTGTGTCTGGCcgactacctggtgcccacgcTGGCTCCCAGAGTCTTTGGCTCCAACAAGTG GACCACAGAGCAGCAGCAGCGCTTCCACGAGATCTGCGGTAACCTGGTGAAGACGCAGCGTCGCGTGCTGGGCTGGTGGCGACGTCTGTGCGCGCTCAAGGAGGACAAGCCAAAAATG TATTTTGTATCGGTGATCAGCAGCCTGCTGGCGGTGGCGTGGATCGGACAGCAAGTGCACAACCTATTTCTCACCTACGTGATTG TGAGTTTCCTGCTGCTGCTTCCTGGCCTCAACCAACATGGCGTCCTGTCCAAGTACGCCTGCATGGCCAAGAGGGAGATCAACAAGCTGCTCAAGCACAAGGAGAAGAAGAATGAGTAG
- the srrm2 gene encoding serine/arginine repetitive matrix protein 2 isoform X2, whose translation MYNGIGLTTPRGSGTNGYVQRNLSTLRAKRPRDERGGERDEKDRERLESQLNRQPNADILEHQRKRQLEVECAKLQDMMEEQGYSAEEIEEKVNSFRMMLQEQQEKPPASTDKASVTETHALAAANQQKNDRLREAFGISSDYVDGSSFHADRKEKEKEKREQERLEREKQQQQQYTLIEDSDDSDSPPKKRSRKKKKKNRKRAGSQSCSPSPRREKRSKKKKKRESSVEEQPDGSPDDKQKASKKKKTTKKASKSPAKTKTARHRSVSSTSAHSRSPAPPRLRQHQHKEDSARRPASPHRRADPPEQRAPREKRQEKETGRAKTSTTKRRDSSSSPSQTDRSRDAQKRRRSMSKGTEKRRVKEDPRRRSRSKDAEKPGSAEGGKESRSRDKRSGARTSPPHRMRHDSSSPSPPPKVDSRGGGSRAREEDRSLKKHQDTKTSPWPPPDRTRRESKSPPQRTNDKTRLQQPRLRSPPREDEDRRRGAEDRGRALQGGRKPDEAAGSRSDSRRTETLEDRKRKPAEKKREESSDSDSSSSSSSSSSSSSSSSSSSEDEDKTKTTSSKDKRGSSAVGEAVQRYIANGRMESFASPTRPQKQTESNERRPQPGPVPAPPNKGQQRYSPSPPPCPRLAGLDRVRGSEVRVDQSRRATRTSPATRRSRSPPSRATPPKQYQDPLPRHRRTSPPSDWDRDRQRDRGRERAARRSRSRSRSPMRTNGSRFRSPIRTRSPIRTRSPMRTRSPMRTNGSRTRSPRRRSGSRTRSPKRRSGSRTRGPRRRSGSKTRSPRRRSGSKTRSPRRRSGSRTRSPRRSPVVRCRRPPSLPRRRLDSRSPSPSLKKPINRSPSPIQKIQSYGPASTERDGKSLRETDKERGRGKERVVMKDTRQPSRSSSSSSSSSSSSSASSSSSSSSSSSSSSGHSRERSAVAKDKKNQQDDKSREDKMQKSSSAYSAAPRKDSAVTSMLPLGSQSERKESSRSQDRKPSPPAARQSQEEVRLKRVVNGKEAKTDKKGSNSSSSSSSSSSSSSSSSSDSSDSEDQRAKGKEKAERSRSSSGGDKNEKKKRLPADSLRDSRSLSYSPPRHMRGDHASSRRRPSPGSTSSSRRK comes from the exons ATGTACAATGGCATAGGCCTGACCACTCCTCGGGGCAGCGGCACCAATGGTTACGTGCAACGGAACTTGTCCACCCTGCGAGCCAAACGGCCGCGAGATGAACGCGGTGGTGAACGGGACGAAAAGGATCGGGAGCGGCTGGAGAGTCAGCTCAACAGGCAGCCCAATGCCGACATCCTGGAGCACCAGAGAAAGAGACAGCTGGAGGTGGAGTGTGCCAAGCTGCAAGACATGATGGAGGAGCAAGG ATACTCTGCAGAGGAGATTGAGGAGAAGGTGAATAGTTTTCGAATGATGCTGCAGGAGCAGCAAGAGAAGCCCCCAGCCTCCACCGACAAGGCGTC CGTAACAGAAACTCACGCTCTGGCCGCGGCCAACCAGCAGAAGAACGATCGTCTGCGGGAGGCCTTTGGAATCTCCAGCGACTACGTCGACGGATCGTCGTTCCATGCCGATCGCAaagagaaggagaaagagaagCGAGAGCAGGAGCGTTTGGAGAGAgaaaagcagcagcagcagcaatacAC GTTGATAGAAGACTCGGACGACTCTGATTCCCCGCCAAAGAAACGCAgtcggaagaagaagaaaaagaaccgGAAGAGGGCTGG GTCGCAGAGCTGCTCGCCATCTCCTCGCCGAGAGAAAAGatccaagaaaaagaagaaacg AGAGTCGTCAGTGGAAGAGCAGCCAGACGG TTCCCCAGATGACAAGCAGAAGGCgtccaagaagaagaagacaacgaAGAAAGCGAGTAAAAGTCCTGCAAAGACAAAGACAGCGCGGCACAGGAGCGTCTCGTCCACTTCAGCTCACAG TCGCTCACCTGCACCGCCAAGGTTGCGTCAGCATCAGCACAAAGAGGACAGTGCACGCAGACCAGCATCTCCACACCGGAGGGCAGACCCCCCGGAGCAAAGAGCACCTCGGGAG AAGAGACAAGAGAAGGAGACAGGGAGGGCAAAAACCTCCACCACCAAAAGACGAGACTCCTCGTCCTCGCCTTCACAGACGGACCGAAGCCGAGACGCGCAGAAGAGGAGACGCTCCATGAGCAAAGGGACTGAGAAGAGGAGAGTGAAGGAGGACCCGCGAAGAAGGTCAAGGAGCAAAGACGCAGAAAAGCCGGGAAGTGCAGAAGGTGGAAAAGAGAGCAGGAGCAGAGACAAGAGGAGCGGAGCTCGGACGTCTCCCCCCCACAGGATGAGACATGACTCCTCCTCTCCCTCTCCTCCTCCCAAGGTGGACAGCAGGGGTGGTGGGAGTAGAGCACGCGAGGAGGACAGGAGCCTCAAGAAACATCAAGACACTAAGACGTCCCCCTGGCCGCCTCCTGACAGGACGAGAAGAGAGAGCAAGTCTCCTCCTCAGAGGACCAATGACAAGACCAGACTTCAGCAGCCCCGCCTACGCTCACCCCCCAGGGAGGACGAGGACAGGCGACGCGGGGCGGAAGACCGAGGGCGGGCCCTGCAAGGAGGCAGGAAGCCCGATGAAGCGGCAGGAAGTAGGAGCGACAGCAGGAGGACAGAAACACTAGAAGACAGGAAGAGGAAGCCGGCGGAGAAGAAAAGGGAGGAGAGCAGCGACAGtgactcctcctcctcttcttcctcatcCTCATCTTCGTCTTCCTCCTCATCCTCGTCCTCTGAAGACGAGGACAAAACCAAAACGACTTCCAGCAAAGACAAACGTGGCTCGTCTGCTGTCGGAGAGGCCGTTCAAAGGTACATTGCCAACGGACGCATGGAAAGCTTCGCCTCCCCTACCAGACCCCAGAAACAGACGGAAAGCAATGAGCGACGCCCCCAACCAGGACCTGTGCCCGCCCCTCCAAACAAAGGCCAGCAGCGGTACAGTCCCAGTCCGCCGCCCTGCCCCCGACTAGCTGGACTTGATAGGGTGAGGGGGTCAGAGGTCAGAGTCGACCAATCAAGACGCGCCACAAGGACCAGTCCTGCAACCAGGAGGTCACGCTCGCCCCCGTCCCGTGCCACCCCGCCCAAACAGTACCAGGACCCACTCCCCCGCCACAGGAGAACCAGTCCTCCTTCAGACTGGGACAGAGACCGCCAGAGGGACAGAGGACGTGAGCGTGCTGCCAGACGCAGCAGGTCCAGGAGCAGAAGCCCCATGAGGACTAACGGGTCCAGGTTTAGGAGTCCCATCAGGACCAGGAGTCCCATCAGGACCAGGAGTCCCATGAGGACCAGGAGCCCCATGAGGACCAACGGATCCAGGACCAGGAGTCCTAGGAGGCGTAGTGGATCTAGAACCCGGAGTCCGAAGAGGCGTAGCGGATCCAGGACCAGGGGACCGAGGAGGCGTAGTGGATCCAAGACCAGGAGCCCAAGGAGGCGTAGTGGATCTAAAACCAGAAGCCCGAGGAGGCGTAGTGGATCCAGGACCAGGAGCCCGAGGAGGAGCCCTGTTGTCAG GTGCCGCCGCCCTCCTTCTCTGCCACGCAGAAGGTTGGACAGTCGTTCGCCATCACCTTCGCTGAAGAAGCCAATCAATCGCTCGCCTTCACCGATACAAAAGATTCAGAGTTATGGGCCTGCGTCCACAGAAAGAGACGGAAAGAGTCTGAGAGAGACGGACAAAGAGCGAGGGAGAGGGAAGGAACGTGTCGTCATGAAAGACACTCGCCAACCCAGTAGATCTTCGTCCTCGTCTTCCTCGTCCTCTTCCAGCTCGTCcgcatcctcatcatcatcatcctcatcctcgTCCTCGTCCTCGTCTGGACACAGCAGAGAGCGAAGTGCTGTGGCCAAAGACAAGAAGAACCAGCAGGATGACAAAAGTCGTGAAGACAAGATGCAGAAAAGTAGTTCCGCCTACTCGGCTGCTCCTCGCAAAGACTCAGCTGTGACCTCCATGTTGCCGCTTGGCAGCCAATCAGAGCGCAAGGAGTCCTCGCGCTCTCAGGACAGGAAGCCATCGCCCCCTGCGGCCCGCCAGTCTCAGGAGGAAGTACGACTTAAGCGTGTCGTCAACGGGAAGGAGGCCAAGACGGACAAGAAAGGAAGCAACAGCTCCAGCTCATCTTCATCCTCGTCCTCCTCGTCCTCGTCATCCTCCTCAGACAGCTCGGACTCTGAGGACCAACGAGCAAAAGG GAAAGAAAAAGCTGAGCGTTCGCGCTCTTCATCAGGCGGTGATAAAAACGAGAAGAAGAAAAG GCTGCCGGCAGACTCGCTGCGAGATTCGCGCTCGCTCAGCTACTCGCCGCCACGACACATGCGAGGAGACCACGCCTCCTCTCGCCGCAG GCCGTCACCTGGCAGCACGTCCAGCAGCAGGCGGAAGTAA
- the srrm2 gene encoding serine/arginine repetitive matrix protein 2 isoform X1 produces MYNGIGLTTPRGSGTNGYVQRNLSTLRAKRPRDERGGERDEKDRERLESQLNRQPNADILEHQRKRQLEVECAKLQDMMEEQGYSAEEIEEKVNSFRMMLQEQQEKPPASTDKASVTETHALAAANQQKNDRLREAFGISSDYVDGSSFHADRKEKEKEKREQERLEREKQQQQQYTLIEDSDDSDSPPKKRSRKKKKKNRKRAGSQSCSPSPRREKRSKKKKKRESSVEEQPDGSPDDKQKASKKKKTTKKASKSPAKTKTARHRSVSSTSAHSRSPAPPRLRQHQHKEDSARRPASPHRRADPPEQRAPREKRQEKETGRAKTSTTKRRDSSSSPSQTDRSRDAQKRRRSMSKGTEKRRVKEDPRRRSRSKDAEKPGSAEGGKESRSRDKRSGARTSPPHRMRHDSSSPSPPPKVDSRGGGSRAREEDRSLKKHQDTKTSPWPPPDRTRRESKSPPQRTNDKTRLQQPRLRSPPREDEDRRRGAEDRGRALQGGRKPDEAAGSRSDSRRTETLEDRKRKPAEKKREESSDSDSSSSSSSSSSSSSSSSSSSEDEDKTKTTSSKDKRGSSAVGEAVQRYIANGRMESFASPTRPQKQTESNERRPQPGPVPAPPNKGQQRYSPSPPPCPRLAGLDRVRGSEVRVDQSRRATRTSPATRRSRSPPSRATPPKQYQDPLPRHRRTSPPSDWDRDRQRDRGRERAARRSRSRSRSPMRTNGSRFRSPIRTRSPIRTRSPMRTRSPMRTNGSRTRSPRRRSGSRTRSPKRRSGSRTRGPRRRSGSKTRSPRRRSGSKTRSPRRRSGSRTRSPRRSPVVRCRRPPSLPRRRLDSRSPSPSLKKPINRSPSPIQKIQSYGPASTERDGKSLRETDKERGRGKERVVMKDTRQPSRSSSSSSSSSSSSSASSSSSSSSSSSSSSGHSRERSAVAKDKKNQQDDKSREDKMQKSSSAYSAAPRKDSAVTSMLPLGSQSERKESSRSQDRKPSPPAARQSQEEVRLKRVVNGKEAKTDKKGSNSSSSSSSSSSSSSSSSSDSSDSEDQRAKGKEKAERSRSSSGGDKNEKKKRLPADSLRDSRSLSYSPPRHMRGDHASSRRSRPSPGSTSSSRRK; encoded by the exons ATGTACAATGGCATAGGCCTGACCACTCCTCGGGGCAGCGGCACCAATGGTTACGTGCAACGGAACTTGTCCACCCTGCGAGCCAAACGGCCGCGAGATGAACGCGGTGGTGAACGGGACGAAAAGGATCGGGAGCGGCTGGAGAGTCAGCTCAACAGGCAGCCCAATGCCGACATCCTGGAGCACCAGAGAAAGAGACAGCTGGAGGTGGAGTGTGCCAAGCTGCAAGACATGATGGAGGAGCAAGG ATACTCTGCAGAGGAGATTGAGGAGAAGGTGAATAGTTTTCGAATGATGCTGCAGGAGCAGCAAGAGAAGCCCCCAGCCTCCACCGACAAGGCGTC CGTAACAGAAACTCACGCTCTGGCCGCGGCCAACCAGCAGAAGAACGATCGTCTGCGGGAGGCCTTTGGAATCTCCAGCGACTACGTCGACGGATCGTCGTTCCATGCCGATCGCAaagagaaggagaaagagaagCGAGAGCAGGAGCGTTTGGAGAGAgaaaagcagcagcagcagcaatacAC GTTGATAGAAGACTCGGACGACTCTGATTCCCCGCCAAAGAAACGCAgtcggaagaagaagaaaaagaaccgGAAGAGGGCTGG GTCGCAGAGCTGCTCGCCATCTCCTCGCCGAGAGAAAAGatccaagaaaaagaagaaacg AGAGTCGTCAGTGGAAGAGCAGCCAGACGG TTCCCCAGATGACAAGCAGAAGGCgtccaagaagaagaagacaacgaAGAAAGCGAGTAAAAGTCCTGCAAAGACAAAGACAGCGCGGCACAGGAGCGTCTCGTCCACTTCAGCTCACAG TCGCTCACCTGCACCGCCAAGGTTGCGTCAGCATCAGCACAAAGAGGACAGTGCACGCAGACCAGCATCTCCACACCGGAGGGCAGACCCCCCGGAGCAAAGAGCACCTCGGGAG AAGAGACAAGAGAAGGAGACAGGGAGGGCAAAAACCTCCACCACCAAAAGACGAGACTCCTCGTCCTCGCCTTCACAGACGGACCGAAGCCGAGACGCGCAGAAGAGGAGACGCTCCATGAGCAAAGGGACTGAGAAGAGGAGAGTGAAGGAGGACCCGCGAAGAAGGTCAAGGAGCAAAGACGCAGAAAAGCCGGGAAGTGCAGAAGGTGGAAAAGAGAGCAGGAGCAGAGACAAGAGGAGCGGAGCTCGGACGTCTCCCCCCCACAGGATGAGACATGACTCCTCCTCTCCCTCTCCTCCTCCCAAGGTGGACAGCAGGGGTGGTGGGAGTAGAGCACGCGAGGAGGACAGGAGCCTCAAGAAACATCAAGACACTAAGACGTCCCCCTGGCCGCCTCCTGACAGGACGAGAAGAGAGAGCAAGTCTCCTCCTCAGAGGACCAATGACAAGACCAGACTTCAGCAGCCCCGCCTACGCTCACCCCCCAGGGAGGACGAGGACAGGCGACGCGGGGCGGAAGACCGAGGGCGGGCCCTGCAAGGAGGCAGGAAGCCCGATGAAGCGGCAGGAAGTAGGAGCGACAGCAGGAGGACAGAAACACTAGAAGACAGGAAGAGGAAGCCGGCGGAGAAGAAAAGGGAGGAGAGCAGCGACAGtgactcctcctcctcttcttcctcatcCTCATCTTCGTCTTCCTCCTCATCCTCGTCCTCTGAAGACGAGGACAAAACCAAAACGACTTCCAGCAAAGACAAACGTGGCTCGTCTGCTGTCGGAGAGGCCGTTCAAAGGTACATTGCCAACGGACGCATGGAAAGCTTCGCCTCCCCTACCAGACCCCAGAAACAGACGGAAAGCAATGAGCGACGCCCCCAACCAGGACCTGTGCCCGCCCCTCCAAACAAAGGCCAGCAGCGGTACAGTCCCAGTCCGCCGCCCTGCCCCCGACTAGCTGGACTTGATAGGGTGAGGGGGTCAGAGGTCAGAGTCGACCAATCAAGACGCGCCACAAGGACCAGTCCTGCAACCAGGAGGTCACGCTCGCCCCCGTCCCGTGCCACCCCGCCCAAACAGTACCAGGACCCACTCCCCCGCCACAGGAGAACCAGTCCTCCTTCAGACTGGGACAGAGACCGCCAGAGGGACAGAGGACGTGAGCGTGCTGCCAGACGCAGCAGGTCCAGGAGCAGAAGCCCCATGAGGACTAACGGGTCCAGGTTTAGGAGTCCCATCAGGACCAGGAGTCCCATCAGGACCAGGAGTCCCATGAGGACCAGGAGCCCCATGAGGACCAACGGATCCAGGACCAGGAGTCCTAGGAGGCGTAGTGGATCTAGAACCCGGAGTCCGAAGAGGCGTAGCGGATCCAGGACCAGGGGACCGAGGAGGCGTAGTGGATCCAAGACCAGGAGCCCAAGGAGGCGTAGTGGATCTAAAACCAGAAGCCCGAGGAGGCGTAGTGGATCCAGGACCAGGAGCCCGAGGAGGAGCCCTGTTGTCAG GTGCCGCCGCCCTCCTTCTCTGCCACGCAGAAGGTTGGACAGTCGTTCGCCATCACCTTCGCTGAAGAAGCCAATCAATCGCTCGCCTTCACCGATACAAAAGATTCAGAGTTATGGGCCTGCGTCCACAGAAAGAGACGGAAAGAGTCTGAGAGAGACGGACAAAGAGCGAGGGAGAGGGAAGGAACGTGTCGTCATGAAAGACACTCGCCAACCCAGTAGATCTTCGTCCTCGTCTTCCTCGTCCTCTTCCAGCTCGTCcgcatcctcatcatcatcatcctcatcctcgTCCTCGTCCTCGTCTGGACACAGCAGAGAGCGAAGTGCTGTGGCCAAAGACAAGAAGAACCAGCAGGATGACAAAAGTCGTGAAGACAAGATGCAGAAAAGTAGTTCCGCCTACTCGGCTGCTCCTCGCAAAGACTCAGCTGTGACCTCCATGTTGCCGCTTGGCAGCCAATCAGAGCGCAAGGAGTCCTCGCGCTCTCAGGACAGGAAGCCATCGCCCCCTGCGGCCCGCCAGTCTCAGGAGGAAGTACGACTTAAGCGTGTCGTCAACGGGAAGGAGGCCAAGACGGACAAGAAAGGAAGCAACAGCTCCAGCTCATCTTCATCCTCGTCCTCCTCGTCCTCGTCATCCTCCTCAGACAGCTCGGACTCTGAGGACCAACGAGCAAAAGG GAAAGAAAAAGCTGAGCGTTCGCGCTCTTCATCAGGCGGTGATAAAAACGAGAAGAAGAAAAG GCTGCCGGCAGACTCGCTGCGAGATTCGCGCTCGCTCAGCTACTCGCCGCCACGACACATGCGAGGAGACCACGCCTCCTCTCGCCGCAG CAGGCCGTCACCTGGCAGCACGTCCAGCAGCAGGCGGAAGTAA